One part of the Ornithodoros turicata isolate Travis chromosome 2, ASM3712646v1, whole genome shotgun sequence genome encodes these proteins:
- the LOC135384129 gene encoding endothelin-converting enzyme 2-like, protein MAASPSTSRAVSQLKLPRKPTRLTKFAINALYVLTPPASSSSERSPAQKFKRIMIFFIPVLLLLGVVTYFVIKHFSGRKHYLLCDSQACSAFEVMLTRTINHHLDPCDNFYVFVCDGWNRAQLKSVYRSHLDHFLALLNDNLQGNVPRYGQNSHEKAAAFFQACRMAARKNRGDTHGFRNILSESNADWPSISEKADVLLSLARFFRILRITNLLNIENSGNALVIHGGAAEASNYKKRAAVIQNSGRYQWYYETFQNATKGARTREEFMLPYSEFFQVEVAILDNLTNYSKDTSTNPPKNLHELANLTHEISYERWLRLVTQELVLPADAPVFISEDDSHYLRAFSGLWNKMEEKYIHYEVGWIMVQQCAPFINSKVLGAYVGDFDPSDIGKRADLQNRNLCLQLTETYMGWSIYAKFSEMYAPRASIKEVREIIDDIGKVAFIRTGAAEDRMGTPYVNSPLRQQLHLMTKYQDRFEDSDFLNAIFFNISDMGPFIFQNWRRVIHDFLTRGNLTLWRLVSTRFIFGLLATSEAYSLYNEAEHTYLLPPYAMMLPLYDINVMSAVKYAALGSVIASAAIAMTGSSNRSRGSVRNQSLDEHTNKQVRDAAAALEVAWEAYRKATEYAEDVRFRHLPHLSSDAMFFVATCYILCGQPSDTYPALRCNEPLKHRPQFTRTFSCNDVQNM, encoded by the exons ATGGCT GCCTCGCCGTCAACCAGTCGTGCAGTGTCTCAACTGAAACTACCTCGGAAACCCACACGTCTCACGAAATTCGCAATCAACGCCCTGTACGTGCTGACACCACCTGCATCGTCAAGCTCAGAACGCTCCCCGGCACAGAAGTTCAAACGCATAATGATCTTTTTCATCCCGGTACTTCTGTTGCTGGGTGTTGTAACCTATTTTGTCATCAAGCACTTCAGCGGCCGGAAACATTACCTGCTCTGCGATTCGCAAGCTTGTAGTGCGTTCGAAGTAATGCTCACTAGGACCATCAACCACCATCTCGACCCGTGCGACAATTTCTACGTCTTCGTCTGTGATGGCTGGAACAGGGCTCAGTTGAAGTCTGTCTACCGTAGCCACCTGGACCACTTTCTTGCGCTTCTGAACGACAATCTCCAGGGAAATGTTCCTAGATATGGTCAGAATTCACATGAAAAGGCGGCAGCATTCTTTCAAGCGTGCAGAATGGCTGCAAGGAAGAATCGTGGAGATACGCACGGCTTCAGAAATATTCTCTCTGAAAGCAACGCAGACTGGCCCAGCATCTCTGAGAAGGCGGACGTACTCTTGTCATTGGCCAGGTTTTTCAGGATCCTTAGGATAACGAACCTTTTGAATATTGAAAACAGTGGAAATGCATTGGTCATTCATGgaggtgcagcagaagcttcCAACTACAAGAAAAGGGCCGCCGTAATTCAAAACTCGGGAAGGTACCAATGGTACTACGAGACGTTTCAAAATGCGACAAAAGGTGCACGTACGCGGGAAGAATTCATGCTTCCATACTCCGAATTTTTCCAAGTCGAAGTTGCAATACTCGATAATCTCACAAACTATAGCAAGGACACTTCCACGAACCCACCGAAGAACTTGCATGAGCTGGCGAACCTGACACATGAAATTTCTTACGAGCGTTGGTTAAGACTCGTGACACAGGAGCTTGTCCTCCCTGCAGATGCCCCAGTATTTATCAGCGAGGATGACTCTCATTACCTACGGGCGTTTAGCGGACTTTGGAACAAGATGGAAGAGAAGTATATTCACTACGAAGTAGGCTGGATTATGGTTCAACAGTGTGCTCCCTTCATCAATAGCAAAGTTCTGGGCGCCTATGTGGGAGACTTTGACCCATCCGACATAGGAAAACGTGCAGATCTACAAAACCGTAACCTCTGTCTTCAACTCACAGAAACCTACATGGGGTGGTCGATCTACGCGAAGTTTTCTGAGATGTACGCTCCACGCGCCTCCATAAAAGAAGTACGTGAGATAATCGATGACATTGGCAAAGTCGCTTTTATTAGGACCGGGGCTGCAGAAGACAGGATGGGTACACCTTATGTCAACTCTCCATTGCGACAACAGCTACACTTAATGACCAAATACCAAGACCGCTTTGAGGATTCCGATTTTCTGAACGCCATATTCTTCAACATCAGTGACATGGGTCCTTTCATCTTCCAGAACTGGCGCAGAGTCATTCACGATTTCCTCACGCGCGGAAACCTGACCCTTTGGAGGTTGGTCAGCACACGTTTCATATTTGGATTACTCGCCACGAGTGAGGCCTACAGTCTTTACAATGAAGCTGAACACACGTACTTGTTACCGCCCTACGCGATGATGCTTCCACTGTACGACATTAACGTCATGAGTGCAGTCAAGTACGCTGCCTTAGGATCAGTCATCGCCTCGGCGGCAATCGCTATGACCGGGTCTTCCAACAGGAGCAGAGGCTCAGTCAGAAATCAATCTCTTGACGAGCACACGAACAAACAAGTGCGTGATGCGGCAGCTGCACTAGAGGTAGCCTGGGAAGCATACAGGAAGGCAACGGAATATGCTGAGGATGTTCGATTTCGTCATCTGCCACACTTGTCGTCCGACGCAATGTTTTTTGTCGCTACGTGTTATATTCTGTGTGGCCAGCCTTCTGACACTTACCCAGCATTGCGATGCAACGAGCCCTTGAAACATCGACCTCAGTTCACTCGAACTTTTTCTTGTAATGATGTCCAGAACATGTGA